Proteins encoded in a region of the Lycorma delicatula isolate Av1 chromosome 6, ASM4794821v1, whole genome shotgun sequence genome:
- the LOC142326516 gene encoding protein sneaky-like, with protein MNYKNVKEAAYEMIHEVEERSEIFDVFCQYTKIFLALNSVRLLCISQEYHDKYLNDIRFDNMYITTYFVHIDERRKLNGHYFLLPFRKNELEKLIYPHSIFLTKIERNFVVMEVIKLIIRTILGCLFFVADWSLYTMMLMIKKQGLIEYTQTGHSDMEIIIKGSGLISRILRSLLNGFNFKKKVNVILSNKGAHYNDRVEIIQWFTKYNKKNVVNDKLYNSYFVPITTNLWTRKEK; from the exons ATGAACTATAAAAATGTCAAAGAAGCAGCGTATGAAATGATTCATGAAGTTGAGGAAAGAAGTGAAATTTTTGATGTATTCTGTCAATATACAAAGATTTTTCTAGCTCTTAATTCAGTAAGATTATTATGTAT ATCACAGGAATATCATGATAAATATTTGAATGATATTAGATTTGACAATATGTATATCACAACGTATTTTGTTCACATTGATGAACGTAGGAAGTTAAATGGTCATTACTTCTTACTGCCGTTCAGGAAAAATGAACTGGAGAAATTAATTTATCCTCAtagtatttttcttacaaaaattgaaagaaattttgtg gtGATGGaagtgattaaattaataatacggaCTATACTTggctgtttgttttttgttgctgaTTGGTCTTTATATACCAtgatgttaatgataaaaaaacaaggtTTAATTGAATACACTCAAACAG GTCACAGTgatatggaaataataataaaaggaagtgGGCTGATATCCAGAATTTTGAGATCATTACTAAAcggttttaatttcaaaaagaaagttaatGTCATTCTCTCAAATAAAG gAGCTCATTATAATGACCGTGTTGAAATTATCCAGTGGTTtaccaaatacaataaaaaaaatgttgtcaatGACAAACTCTACAATAGCTACTTTGTTCCAATTACAACGAACTTATGGACTAGAAAGGAGAAGTAG
- the LOC142327134 gene encoding protein sneaky-like yields MARNDKIELENNIWLIMREYFPSWFGWLKIFPFARYHCFICKDTEPRKGFPITCKNPECPVTYCSRCWIEIERYCYICDTDGLGDGDENKTLSYYKSYESINLAKDNISLLE; encoded by the exons atggctagaaatgataaaattgaa ctagaaAACAACATCTGGCTGATAATGCGTGAATATTTTCCATCTTGGTTTGGTTGgcttaaaatatttccttttgcAAGGTACCactgttttatttgtaaagacaCTGAACCAAGGAAAGGATTTCCAATCACTTGTAAAAATCCAGAATGTCCTGTTACATACTGTTCTCGTTGTTGGATAGAAATCGAGCGATATTGTTATATTTGTGATACTGATGGTTTAGGTGATGGTGATGAAAATAAGACTCTCTCTTATTACAAGAGTTACGAAAGTATCAATCTTGCGAAGGATAATATTTCATTGCTAGAAtga